A single genomic interval of Nerophis lumbriciformis linkage group LG17, RoL_Nlum_v2.1, whole genome shotgun sequence harbors:
- the polr1g gene encoding DNA-directed RNA polymerase I subunit RPA34 produces the protein MPRDVSASSSEDETDTSTEEVPLPQKELETRTSRYQCPNDFVSSRHKACSNTLTDSLKKSKSELWLIKAPASFNPDCMRGVQLSLSGLQTLNLPVDKGESGLGQQMYNILGSSLGPSELHLLTGDSRTSQAMVMGPDFSGLLSVSESCCGDQRLPQILPATPAPAIPPGLKQRFHPFGSKAPTQGESEVDAAPPEFASLHPPGVSQANEEEGRKRKKKKMKKERTEREDEEVTVKSEVGVDIFFQEVGAPEEKRKKKKKKKDRDAEDESPPPAATVMIKKEVKLEPVDVLYDYQVDDSAKKKKKKKKNKSDD, from the exons agACGAGGACGAGCAGGTACCAATGTCCTAATGACTTCGTGTCATCCAGACACAAAGCTTGCAGCAACACGCTAACAGACAGCCTGAAGAAGAGCAAGAGTGAACTGTGGCTCATTAAAGCTCCTGCCAGCTTTAACCCAGACTG CATGCGAGGCGTCCAGTTGAGCCTTTCAGGCCTTCAGACGCTGAATCTTCCTGTGGACAAAGGCGAGAGTGGGCTGGGCCAACAGATGTACAACATCCTCGGCTCCTCCCTCGGCCCCTCCGAGCTCCACCTCCTCACGGGTGACAGTCGTACGTCGCAAGCGATGGTGATGGGTCCAGATTTCTCCGGCCTGTTGAGCGTGAGCGAGAGCTGCTGCGGCGACCAGCGGCTCCCGCAGATCCTCCCCGCCACACCCGCGCCCGCCATCCCGCCCGGCCTCAAACAGCGGTTCCATCCCTTCGGCAGCAAGGCGCCCACTCAGGGAGAGAGCGAGGTGGACGCCGCCCCCCCGGAGTTTGCGAGCCTCCACCCTCCAGGGGTCTCGCAGGCCAATGAAGAGGAGGGGAgaaagaggaagaaaaagaagatgAAGAAAGAACGGACAGAGCGAGAGGATGAGGAGGTGACAGTCAAATCGGAAGTGGGCGTGGACATCTTCTTCCAGGAGGTCGGAGCGCCTGAggaaaagaggaagaagaagaagaagaaaaaggacagAGACGCAGAAGACGAGTCGCCGCCGCCCGCCGCCACGGTGATGATCAAAAAGGAAGTGAAACTTGAACCAGTGGACGTTTTGTACGATTACCAAGTTGACGACTCggcgaagaagaagaaaaagaagaagaaaaacaaaagtgaTGACTAG